The Ischnura elegans chromosome 1, ioIscEleg1.1, whole genome shotgun sequence genome contains a region encoding:
- the LOC124171335 gene encoding arginine-glutamic acid dipeptide repeats protein-like translates to MQTAVHKLPPTVTRERELRSTSRARKVAASTTLKSIDQAEVDKWIAEEWVKIFGEETALTAGGESVRRPVVRKRGCSVPPYRVPRLVHKGTQTEEETAANTEILEPISPEPLSPLAATEEGDERYLSQRQANDTHPGERTEVQLEPVSQNNATTIVSPNLPLSDLSEPSPSDNGNHVPIDMGESDDLAVSGSDRVIAVFDPSVTSANTQTHNVREPVSATHGTCRCVGSVRQRVQPHEHLIGPQNPPLATGEQRTDEVRERWEPPRRRRRRRNRRYQKRPAYDHVDDHRNIPPLIRDQRLLDEACDRGPRAPECYRAPSPVNHRPRSPVYHRAPSPVYRHRRSPVDHRGPSPMCHRAPSPVTHFPVHRHPIPQVLQDQRLPLNLTHPPVPNGHQWQAERRRFPPGSCRLGANHRSPSPLGRRTYPSEDHPQPINHLPTPSAFHRPNPVRHRPPSPSHQNQSRVRPQSPVNVQCPPPHVHPPPQHVQQVPRNPMITHPAASTGSHLFPLPTDASYVPAPPMWNPYTQVPPRFLLQHPGQPHPMWSHLGWGLPVGPHLQM, encoded by the coding sequence ATGCAAACGGCGGTGCATAAACTTCCGCCCACGGTGACCCGAGAACGGGAACTGCGTAGCACGTCAAGGGCAAGGAAAGTAGCAGCATCCACAACGCTGAAGTCAATTGATCAGGCAGAAGTGGACAAATGGATAGCCGAGGAATGGGTGAAAATATTTGGCGAAGAAACTGCCCTGACGGCTGGAGGCGAATCCGTTCGGCGGCCAGTAGTCAGAAAAAGAGGTTGCAGTGTTCCGCCATATAGAGTGCCTCGCCTTGTCCACAAAGGCACGCAAACAGAGGAGGAGACTGCTGCCAACACGGAGATTTTAGAGCCTATATCGCCGGAACCCTTATCCCCCCTGGCTGCCACGGAGGAGGGAGATGAGCGTTACCTGTCTCAACGGCAAGCCAACGACACTCACCCTGGAGAAAGGACGGAGGTTCAACTTGAGCCGGTAAGTCAAAATAACGCTACCACGATCGTTTCCCCCAACTTACCATTAAGTGATCTTAGTGAACCTTCCCCAAGTGACAATGGTAACCATGTACCCATCGACATGGGTGAAAGTGATGACTTAGCAGTCAGTGGAAGTGACAGGGTAATCGCAGTTTTTGACCCAAGTGTCACCAGTGCAAACACACAAACCCACAATGTTAGGGAACCCGTAAGTGCCACTCACGGCACATGCAGATGTGTGGGAAGTGTAAGGCAAAGAGTGCAGCCTCACGAGCACTTGATAGGACCTCAAAACCCACCACTGGCGACTGGAGAGCAGAGAACGGACGAAGTCAGGGAAAGGTGGGAGCCACCCCGTCGCCGTAGACGCAGAAGGAATAGGCGCTACCAGAAGCGCCCGGCGTACGACCATGTGGATGACCACCGAAACATCCCCCCCCTCATCCGAGACCAGAGGCTGCTGGACGAAGCGTGCGACAGAGGCCCTCGCGCCCCCGAATGCTACCGTGCTCCCTCCCCCGTGAATCACCGTCCCCGCTCCCCTGTGTACCACCGTGCCCCCTCCCCCGTGTATCGTCACCGCCGCTCCCCTGTGGACCACCGTGGCCCCTCCCCCATGTGTCACCGAGCCCCTTCCCCTGTGACCCACTTCCCTGTGCACCGCCACCCAATTCCCCAAGTGCTGCAAGATCAACGCCTGCCTCTGAATCTTACCCACCCCCCAGTGCCTAATGGTCACCAGTGGCAAGCGGAACGTCGCCGTTTCCCTCCGGGAAGCTGTCGACTCGGCGCCAACCATCGTTCGCCCTCTCCACTGGGACGCCGAACCTACCCCTCCGAGGACCATCCTCAACCGATTAatcacctccccaccccctctgcCTTCCACCGACCCAACCCAGTTCGCCACCGTCCCCCCTCCCCGTCTCACCAAAACCAATCCCGAGTGCGCCCTCAATCCCCTGTGAATGTGCAGTGCCCGCCCCCACATGTGCATCCACCTCCCCAGCATGTGCAGCAAGTGCCTCGAAACCCAATGATAACACATCCAGCCGCATCAACAGGCTCCCACCTATTTCCGCTGCCGACGGACGCGAGCTATGTACCAGCTCCCCCAATGTGGAACCCCTACACCCAAGTGCCTCCCCGGTTTCTGCTGCAGCACCCCGGCCAGCCCCATCCGATGTGGTCCCACCTGGGATGGGGCCTTCCAGTGGGGCCACACCTGCAAATGTAA